The Juglans regia cultivar Chandler chromosome 1, Walnut 2.0, whole genome shotgun sequence nucleotide sequence actcacttcaatatccaaacacaacctaatagAAGATGACGTGAGATAAGGAGGATCGATGACAATTCTCTAATTAGTTTATAGGTTTGTtttgtgattattattattattatttttttgtgtgtaaTTACAGCACTTCTCATGACATATCTTCCTccgtatgaatatatataataaatataaataaaaattattattgagactatttattttatatatataatatgatattatttagaCTATAAAtcttatcaaataaataatcaacAAGAAACAGTGACACGAGGAATGTAAAAAGTGCTCTCATTTATATCACCCCACCTCCCCCCGATCTCTTTGAAACTTCAAAACGTTTCACCAACCCCAGTGCTTTTAGTCATTGATCTCTTCATTAATGGCTGTCATTCCTCCATCAAACACCGTCCTTCCCTTCGCCATACCCCGCCAAAACCCCGGCCTCCATTCTATAACCCAGTTTGCAGCACCATTTAATTTAGGCCAAAAATCCCAACTTGGAGAACTTTCGCACATCGCCACAAAAGCGCCAACACTACTGTGCAAGGTTCTATCCAAAAAAGGCGACTCCCTGTCAAGCATTGTAAGCGACCTCGAGGAAGAAAGAACACAGAGAGTACCGGAACAAGATGATGAGGAACCACAGACCACGGCCGCCAAGCCTGAGCACCAGCTCGCCGATGCGTGGCGTGAAATCCTCGGTCAAGACGACTGGGTTGGTCTGCTCGATCCCATGGACCCGCTTCTTCGATCCGAGCTAATCCGGTACGGCGAGATGGCACAAGCATGTTACGATGGCTTCGATTTCGACCCGTTTTCCAAGTACTGCGGAAGCTGCAGATTCATGTGCCATGAATTCTTCAACTCTTTAGGAATGTCGCACTTCGGTTACAATGTTTCTCGCTACCTCTTCGCGACCTCAAACATCAATCTGCCCAACTTTTTCAAGAAGTCGCGGTGGCCAAAAGTGTGGAGCAGGAACGCCAACTGGATCGGATACGTTGCTGTTTCAGACGACGAAACCTCCAAACGTTTAGGCCGCCGTGACATAGCTATTGCATGGAGAGGCACGGTGACACGGCTGGAGTGGATAGCAGATCTTATGGATTTCCTGAAGCCAATTTCTTCCAACAAAATCCCATGCCCGGATCCAACTGTGAAAGCCGAATCAGGGTTTTTAGACCTCTATACTGGCAAGAACGAGGCCTGCAGATTTTGCAAGTTTTCAGCGAGGGAGCAGATTCTAACCGAGGTCAAAAAGTTGCTCGATATCTACTCAAACGAAGAAGCTGTAAGCATTACCATCACAGGGCATAGTCTGGGGGCTGCGTTGGCCATTCTAAGCGCGTATGATATCGTTGAAATTGGCTTGAACGAGTTGAAAGACGGCCGAGCCGTGCCGATATGTGTGTTCTCGTTTTCGGGGCCGAGAGTAGGGAATGCGAGGTTCAAGGAGAGGCTGGAGATGTTGGGGTTGAAGGTGCTGAGGGTGGTGAATGTCCACGACATGGTACCCAAGTCGCCGGGGCTGTTCTTGAACGAGCAATCGCCGCCAATGATGATGAAGCTGGCCCAGGGGTTACCGTGGAGTTATTCGCACGTCGGGGTTGAGCTTGCATTGGATCACAAGAACTCCCCGTTTTTGAAGCCGACGGGTGATCTGGTTTGTGCACATAATTTGGAGGCGCACCTGCATTTGCTTGATGGGTTAGTATTCATGATCAATTAATGAATCTGTTTCTCATGATCTTCCagtcataaattattttaacaaattgatcattttggtcttatatatatataacttctaagataagatatattaaattataccaTGCTTAGGCTGATTAGAGTAATTtgctcttttatcttttttttttttttttgtctgagCAGATCATTTGCAGTATAAGTTTAGTGTgagtgtgtctatatatatatacatatatgcgaGCAGTGTTATCTAGGGTTGTGCAGAAAAGTCCTTAACCCGCACCGTCCGCAcgacccgacccgacctgaTCGGACCGATAAAAGCGGGTTGAACTAACTTGCGGGTCAAACCCGCTAACTGTCGGTTTCGATCCGACTGACCTCCCCAAATCTCAAATCGTCTGCATCCGTCCCCAAATCGCAAACCCTCGCTGCCATCCCTCCCCACTTCCATTCGTCTTCCCTGTCGACTCCAACAACCAACAAGCACTGCCTcaaacaaaggaaaaacaagGTAGCCCTCGTCCACCAAGCCACCAGAAATTCATCACAACCAAAAGAAATACATCACGCGACCCAACTCATACCCATCGCGTCGATGCGAAAATGGAAAGAGTGGAATAACTAATCGGTGGCAAGTTTGGAAGGAGAGGAGGCGAAGCGATTCTGGAGAAGGGAGAGGAAGTTACGGGCGTCAACGCTGGTAGTGGTATTCTCGAGGTGATCAAGCAAGGATCGGAGGATCGGAAGGCAGCGTAGGATCGCATCACCGGACTACTGGCCTAGAAACTTAAAAGTTCTTTCTTGCTTACCCATCAAACACACGCTCGCACACACGCTGGTGGTGAAGATGAGATGCGACGAAGAAATCTTCAGGGCTTGGAAAGTGGAAACGACTTTTAAGTTTTCAACTGGTAGACGGGTTGACCCGACTCAAATCGGGTCGGTGCTTTTCTTGTTGGTCTGGACACCGGGTCGGGTCGGGGCAATAATCATTGCGGGTTGGACGGTGTGCAGGCCTAGTGTTATCTATAAGCCTCACATTatatttacttaaaaatatatcattttatttttttttatcttattttacttacaaatatGTTTATAATCAATCATTTTCATCGTGtcggtaaaaaataaaatgacattatATCTACAAAAGAATGGATCAAGCAGATTCTCGTGTTTTTGTCATGTCTctctaagattaaaaaatatgaactgcattttaaactttctaaattattttatgtacGTACTTCTCTCTGTGATCTCACCCAAGAGGCTTTTATCCGAATTCAAGAGGATTATAAACTTCCGAAGATCTTAATCTTTCAAGGACTACCGCGTACAATCTTGTTAATTATTAAGAACAAGTAGATCTCAAATGCACAAACCTAACTTGTGGaagatttttgtaaaaaagcAAGTCTcacggaagaagaagaaaaaaaaagagtttttttacactttttaaacatttgagtccatttttttataaaatgtttatgcaaaattaagttgtatatttaagatttgtatatattattattattcatcttatatataggcttatggtattaatctttttataaattaattagttaattggaACACAGTACTTGTCGTTGGTTTAAAACGATATCAAGTACTCTCCCTTTCTAGATGATCAACAAgtcaatataactttttaccAGTTAAGCcgcatatgtgtgtgtgtatatatatatatatacatatatatatgtaattattaattaaatcaaGGTGTCCGCCTAGCTCTAGCcaagaaaatgaatttataaaggCAAGAAAGGAACTACATATAATGTGACAAGAAACTAAAAGACAAGACCTACGAGGatacgcatgcatgcatcatctATGGCATCTAGATCTAGCTAggatttttgttatttgtttaaacAACATCGATCgaggttatttgtttaaaatacCAACCATGAATATATAAATGATCATGCCCCCCCAACCCTTTAGTttatatactattattaattaattaatcacactagtcatgcatatatgcatgttataCGTCTGTCGTTAGTAGTTATGAATGGGATAATTAACGGCGGTCGTGTCGACACATGCAATATGTAATATAGATAATTGCTTATATAGTTCCTACGTAcgaattaaagaaaaaactaagacatgattataataataataatataagctAGATTGGCAACTTGATGCTAGtggattattatatatatgtaaagatcGAATTAAATTAGTACGTAcattattgttaattttaacTTCTTTTGTCCTGTAGATTAATATTGAGTTTAGAAACCAGCTAGCTAGGGTACGTATATCCCACATGTTTTCACATTAGTTTGAATGAAAAGTCAAATCTAGATCGAAatgcctcgtttattttcacaactcatctcatcttatttcatctgacctaatcattacaattttcttaaatttttaaataaaataaaataaacaattaaattattttaaattctaaaataataataatatttaaaaaatatatatttttataatattttattcaacttttaactttaatctcatctcatttcatcttatctacgaaaacaaacgagacacgTTGTCCATGAGTTCATGTGTCGTTGCCGGCCGCCCATGCCAACTTATAACTCTTTtcaattgatgtgatttgaattttgatgcaTACAGTAGTTaagattgtaaaatttattttatcttaaaaatgtATGATCATGCAATAAACTGATCAACTGGTAGGCGAATCATGAGTTGTGGTAGAAAGTGCATGAATGAGTGCTACGTACTTGTGTGTAAATATTTTGGTTGCATGAAATTGCAGATACCATGGGAAAGGACATAGATTTGTGCTGGCAAGTGGAAGAGATCCTGCACTGGTGAACAAGGCCTGTGATTTCTTGAAGGATCATTACTTGGTGCCGCCCTACTGGAGACAGGATGAGAACAAGGGTATGGTGATGGGCAAAGATGGTTGCTGGATGCAGCCTGAACGTCCAAAGCTCGATGATCATCATCCTCCTGATATGCATCACCATCTCCAACAATTAGGCCTGAGTAGTACTtctcattaattatttatttattcacaAATCAGACTTTGTATTAGTTGTTAATTTGCTTTCTTGTAATGTGTAAATCATATCCATAAGACAATATCGAAAAGAAGATCGATCTTGCTTTAAACGGTTTCCCCATATATATTAGTGATTACTAGTGAAAAAGccataaaatacaaaaaatagtGATATATTTTTTCGAAAGGGATAATGATCCAGTACCTCTCCATTCAAGTGAAATGGACAATAtccatttaatttaaaaataagatatatttttaaccatttcatttgtgatataaaatttaattaagtatatatagtataaatgGATCTACGCCAATTAAAACATCCATCCATGATGACCACCCAAAGGCTTGCaaagaaatttatatgcaaTCAGAGAAGAACGTCTATTCAATTCATTCTATGCTGGCTGGAGAGCAACAGAgatttatttatgagaaattttatttattatcttttttcttataatcatctcaacatattttgatatgaCTTCAAATTATTAGCCAACAAGTAGAATATAACAAACAGTTTTCGATCAACGTAGGTATCTTAGAATGGTGAAAGGATCATGATCATAGAAGGATCTTGTATGTTAATTTACTAAACAGAAGTTAATTTACATTTCCCATAACTCAACTAATATAATTAGTTTcagcaaaaattatataaatataaaggtTCGTTTTTTTGGgtaaggtaattttttttttcccaagtaATAAATACGGACAAACAAGAAGCAAAGAATAAACAAGTCATTTACGCaacttaaagaaaaaacaaaagaacaaggCTAGTATTGGACTCGCAATGAGGCATAAGAGCATTTCCATATGGTTTCTTCAAAATGTcctataatttagttaaaaatcatattttctaaatttttttttcaaattttactcatctttcaaaatCTTCCTACGTTACATTGCCTATCATTTTTCTCTagtctattaaaataatatttctttattatttatttattattttttttctcacttctatttacaaacttactactcaatatttttttttatgttttgaattattactctagtgaatattttaaacaataattttaattatttttttgcaggtatgataatatttttaaaattattttttttattttatattttttggaatgatttaaattatttttaaaattattatttaaaactataacaaatacgAGTATGATAGAAAGTGTAGATGAttagaaaaagaatatattttatttattagaataaaatattgataaaaatgatttagaaaatgaataatgattccatatatttaagaaattacTGTTCATCTCCTAAACTTTTTCTCTAAAATAAGGATTCGGATCTATAGGGAGATTTTAATTAAATCCCTAAaactaattttctcaaattataagaaaaagtcTCCTTTAGAGAACCAGATAAGAATGCTCTAGGCGTGACACGATGTAGTCCCAAcgtttctcttctttctcaccAGCAACTAGAAACCCAACTTGTAATAATCCGGCCAGTTATAAAACTCAAGACCCATTTAAGCCCAGCCCGCCTacagaagaaggaaaaaaagaaaaaagaaatacagGTGCTAAACGCATCTGAGGCTCTCTCTGCCTATCACACTTCGTTCGtcccctctctcttttcttttgctcCGCCGACGGATCTTTCACGCCGACACCGCCTTCCATGTCAGACGCCACCCAGTAagccttcctctctctctctctctctctctctctctctctctccatcctcgtctcactctctctccttctccgTGGTTAGGCCGCCCCTCTACATGACGTCCAACTCCTCCGCTACTCACGAAACCCCAATAAGCCTCTAAATCCCTCGTCTATCTGTGTATTTGGTTTCGACTCTCCCTCTCAATAACTATCTCTTTGTACCAAGCCAGTCAATGTGAGTAGTGGAGGCCGTTGCAACCTGTCTAGCCACATTGCCTCGCTCCGTCGAATCCTCGCTGCAGTGCCACATTGCCCACAAAAATCTAGTCGACCACCACTCCGAGTTGGGTAAGATACTttcttttcacaatttttttaatatatttaaatactttaaaaaattttaaaaaaaattaatacacttaaaattacttacttaaaattacttgattaagtaaaaaaaaaaaatttgccaaGAGTCAAATGGAGCGGTACAAATGGGAGGGCAAATTAGTGTTTTCCACTCTCTTGCTTTACCCATGTAATTGTTCTCGATTTTCGTCGTTATTCTTCTGGAACCGGAGTTGTCTATGATTGGGTCTTTTTTTTGGAGTCGGGTGACTTGATGGCTTGGTTGAGATATATGGAAATTTATTGTAGGTTGATTATAATGCGATGGTTAGAAGAGGGAATGGGTGTAACCGGTGGACTGGTTTTCTAAATATGGATTTTTGTGTCTGTTTATATGCTGAAGTTGTGACGGAGTTAAGCGAACTTTAAATAGGTTGGGTTGAATATTGGTGTAGTAGTATTTTGGGGCAGACTGTGCTTGGGAGATTAAAAACCAGAGCCACCATGATAGACTGTGTTAATGGGCTCGTTTATTGAGCTAGAGTTCGGATTACGAATTTTTGTTAGTTAGGTTGGTTTTGGACTGGCATGAGTTATTAACATGTTAGTAATATTTTCTGGATTAGGTTGTGATACTCGAATGACGAGATAATGCAGTTCGAACTCATTCTTGAAGTAATGGTTTTCGATACCTATTTTGTTCTttagatttttgaaaaacataaaatatgatagcatgaaattatattataaatattataatatttgtgaTAGTAAAATAtggtatttaaaaatatgaaaataatactcatgcaacataattattaaacataacagtttatatatattttggaaaacgtgtatatgatttctttttggataggtaagaagatattttattgatattgaaataGGCATAACTCAAGTATACAAGATGTGATTACACCTAATTAGGAACTAGAAACGGTTACAAGCAAATCAAGAAAATTGAGAGTCGAGACCATTAAAATCTAACAATGGCCCACACAAATAAAGTTTTCAAGAAaaagtggacagtttgagattgtaAGATCTATATGACATATTTACTTAGTCTGTGTTGTCATGTCCATTTATGATATTTCGATAGCTATCCTCATTTTGTTCTTTGAGTATGTGGTCGGTGCGCGGCACACTTGTATTGGTGTAAGCACAACTAGCAAtaagcatatttggagaactatttGGAATTGCTGCTGAAGTTTCGTGGGGCATGGGATCACATGACTTAGTATCAATGCTTAGATAGATAATACAATCTCGAGCGAGATATGACCAACTATTTTGGAGGTTGGAGTGGATGAAGCAAGAGAAATATgttgcatgttttttttaatgtggacTTAAGAGTTATTGAAAATCATAGTGTAATAGGGCATTACcaatggataagagttggatgtgTGTCAGAGACAAATTTGGTAGAGACTACAAGACATATGCGTTTGGGGTAAGGGGATTTATAGACTTTGCGAAAAGCAGTGCAGACTCATCTGGACGTATTAGATGTCCATGTCAAAAATGCAAGAACTTGAGTAATCACACTTTGAACTTGGTTGAGGAGCATCTCTATGTCAATGGAATTGATCAAGGCTATAGATAGTGGGTGTTACATGGTGAACCATTTCCCAAAGTAGATTTTTTCCCTAGTGGCAGTGGAAATCCAACTGCTTGGCTCACTTCCCGCGTTGGTACTCTTACTCGTACCTATGCACCTATAGCTACATCATCTTGGGCTAAAATTCCACAAGATGTTAAGGACCTTATAAAGAAGCGTTGCATGCTTGGTAAGTAAATACCTTATGTTTTTGCGTATTAAACATGGTGTATTGTATGATGTTTACAttgtttgttaattatattataatatttaagaataagtTTGAACTCAATTTCGGACGACGAGAGGACCCCCAGACCGTTGATGAACTGATAAATAATGCATACCGCAAATATAAGGGTAGATGCCACGAAcactttaaaaaatttgaaaatattgaggAGGAACGCCAAAATCCTTTTGAAGGCATGCAACTAGACGAGTGGAAGAAACTATGTGATATGTTTGAGGAGCCAACATATCAAGTAAATGCATTATTTCATGATATTCTACTAATTTTTCCCATCTCATATCGACTAATAATTTTGCTTCCTTTTATAGAAAAGAAGCCAggtcaataaaataaatatatcaaatttaatgATCCATCGTCATGTTGGTTCGAGATATTTCCATCACCTCtctaaaaaattagtatttataaattaaattatttttctttatcataaATGCACTTTCGTAatccataattatatttttttaatgtgtataGGAAGGCAAGAATCCTACCGTGTATAACCTGACCACTTTGCATGCTAAATCACATACTAATTGTGATGGGGAATTTACTCATCCTAAAGCACAATCAAACTATGTAAGAGTTGGGTGTTTGATTTATTACAGCTAATAGcttaaattacttttttattgtGTAGGATAAGATCATGGTCAGGCTCTGTAACGATTATGCTTCTAAAGTAACTCTTCTcgagaattaaaagaaaaaatattggagATCGAGCAGCTAAAATCAAGGCTGAGAAAGTTGGAGGAGTTAATATCGTTGAAGGTGCCATTAAGACAATAACAAGAAGCTGATGAGGAGCTGCAGATGAGATTAGAAGTTCGGGGTCAAGAAATGCTTGAACATATGCAAATGATTATGTCACAAAAATTTAATCTCCACCATCGtagaaacattttttaatattttgtatcaaAACCTTTGTAGAGTTTGATGACAATTTCAACAATTGTGGAATATTTAATATCtattatatttgaatttcaCATTTAATGGCAAGGATTGGAACACATGAACGTGTATTTCGTTATATGTTACGAATGGATTGCTTTCTTATTTGAACAGTATATAGGGTGAAAATAGGATGTTCGAgcaattataataatagttcgAACAAAATATAGTCTCATAATTCGAACGCATATCATTCCTATTCAAATGAAAATAGCGTGACGATATTATGTTCGAACAGTTACAAAATATGTTGGAACCATATACGATTTCAACATTTGAATGCATGTCACTTATATTCAAAGTGGTATGCATTCAATATTCGATCGCCCTATCATTCTTTCGAACGATTGTGAAAGAATGATAATTGGGATGATACTGAGtaacattacttttatttattcaCTACAATCgatcttttatattaatttagttaACATAtcacttcaaaatatttttgtggaATGTAAACGAAACTATATATCCCAGatttcatctaattataatTCTCCATAATTAAAGTAAACTAAACCGTATGATAAGCAAGATGTGATTTTCATCACTAATTTTTAGATAAGGTATGCCTCTTGGGGACAACAATATTTGATTTAGCTAAACAGAAGTCAATTtatatttctcataaataaactaatataattattttaagcagaaaatatatatatataaatataaaggtTCACCgaaaatttatatacaatttatataaattagtttttatccaaaattgaaaactaaTAAACACCGACAAACAAGAAGCaaagaataaacaaaataaaaaatcatttaagcaatttaaagaaaaagaacaagaacaagactAAGGCTAATATTGGACTCACACGTGACAGGTGTGACACATAAGGCCCATTAACTTACGTGACACGATGCAGTCTCACCGTTTACTCAGATccatttaggttgtgtttagatgttgaagtgagttgagttgagttgagttgagttgagatgataaaatattgttagaatattattttttaatattattattattttaaaatttgaaaaaattgaattatttattatattttatgttgagatttgaaaaagttgtaatgatgagtttagaagatttttgaaaCCAAACGAAGCTAAGCCCAGCccgtggaaaaaaaaatcaaaaaatcaggTGCTAAACGCACCGTTCTGACGGTTTATTTCCATCTCCTCCTCCTTGTCAGccactccccccccccctctctctctctctctctctgccaaaACCCTAGCCGTAGTCTCATCACTTTGTCGCTCCGTCGTCGACTTCTACAACCCAAGGTTAGTTTTTCTCTATttcacatacacacacacacactctatctctctctctctctctctctctctctctctctctctctctctctgtgttggTGCTTTTATAACTGATGGATTCTTGTAACAACCCAAGCTCCGTTTCCTCGTAGCCGTCGTCTTCATCATTCTGTGTCGCTCCGTCGTCGACTTCAAGAACCCAAGGTGTGTTCTCTGTATTTTATTTCGATTTGGGTTGTGAGAAAACATTGTGTTTGAAATGGGTTCTACTACTTTATTGATCTGTATACTATATTTTCTAAGGATAACTGTCAATGCGCTGCTGTAGTGATGGCACTGTCTCGTTATCTGTATTGAGTTCCCTATGGAGGTGTTTGTTCAGTGTAATTACTGGCATTGGTGTTTGTTCAGTGAGGATAAAGGATGTTTGAATGTAagattttcttggattttctaaatttaaaaaaaaaatttaaatgagctTTATGGAGTTTTGTAAATACTAACTAAAAATATGGTTCTactgaaaagttttttttttttgtgagaggATTTTATTGGAGCATGAAAAAGTGATGGGGTCTAATGAAAATATGAAGGGAAGAAGATTTTGTGagtgggttttttattttttagttttgtagaagttgtttttggaaatatgaggtttttattggttaaaaaaatgtattttaatgaaagggattacattttttaaaacaatactTACAttgagattaaaagaaaaactgagaAACTTTTGTAAAAACTATGGTTTTCAAACATGAAAGCTGATTTAATAGTAAGGCAACTCTCTTTCTAGTCATTGGCACATGCATTAGCATATATGAAGGAAACATCAAAACCCcaaattcttcttttctttatatcatcATAACAAGGATGACTCTAAAGGTACCCTTTTCTGCAAAgttcaaaaaatgaagaaaaaaaaggtgggGAGTGGTTATTTACCTATCAAGATTATGGTGGACCTTTTTGCACATGCATTAGCATATATGAAGGTGGTGTTTGCTGTGTTTTCTAATATCATTAGTTTAGTGAAATCAGTGGTTTAGATGTCACCGATGCATTCCAAAAGGCCTatagttttatatatgtatacactGTTAATTGATTCGATATCTGAATTGTAAAGGGGAAAAGGATATATAGAAGGAATTAAGCAATTAGAAGCTTCCTCAGTGGCTTCCTATATATTTGCAAAAGGAAATTAATTCCAGTTTGCcagctagctagatatataattaatctattATTGCATGCATCCCCAGTGGGTTATAATGAACTAAGTACACTAAATACTACTTCGCCAATATCCAACCCAACCTCTTTAAATTTTGCTTAACTCCATTACAAATTCAGCATTATAAACACACTCACAAATCTCAGCATATTTAGAACACCAGCCCACTGATTACACCCATTCCCACTTCCTACAATGACATTATAATCAACCTTCAAGAAATTTCCATATTCTCTCAACCAAGCCATCAAGTCACCCGACTCCAAAACAAATACACAATCATAGACAACTCAGTTTCTTGAAGaacaatgaagaaaatataGGACAATTACATGGGTAAAGCAAGAGAGTATCTTACTTAACTCAGAGTGGTGGTTGGCTGGATTTTTTAGGGCAAGGTGGCGCTGCAGCGAGGATTCGACGGAGTGAGGCACATGGCTGGACAGGGTGCGGCGGCCTCAACTAGTTATGGTGACTGGCTTAGTAGGAAAAGATCGTTGTTGAGAGGGGGAGTCGGAACTTTATACACAGATAGAGAGACCAAGACAAGGATTTAGTGGCTTACCGGGGTTTCGTGCGACTTTTTGAGTAGCAGAGGAGTTAGGTGGCGTGGAGAGGGGCGGCCTAACcacggaga carries:
- the LOC108995944 gene encoding phospholipase A1-Igamma1, chloroplastic-like — protein: MAVIPPSNTVLPFAIPRQNPGLHSITQFAAPFNLGQKSQLGELSHIATKAPTLLCKVLSKKGDSLSSIVSDLEEERTQRVPEQDDEEPQTTAAKPEHQLADAWREILGQDDWVGLLDPMDPLLRSELIRYGEMAQACYDGFDFDPFSKYCGSCRFMCHEFFNSLGMSHFGYNVSRYLFATSNINLPNFFKKSRWPKVWSRNANWIGYVAVSDDETSKRLGRRDIAIAWRGTVTRLEWIADLMDFLKPISSNKIPCPDPTVKAESGFLDLYTGKNEACRFCKFSAREQILTEVKKLLDIYSNEEAVSITITGHSLGAALAILSAYDIVEIGLNELKDGRAVPICVFSFSGPRVGNARFKERLEMLGLKVLRVVNVHDMVPKSPGLFLNEQSPPMMMKLAQGLPWSYSHVGVELALDHKNSPFLKPTGDLVCAHNLEAHLHLLDGYHGKGHRFVLASGRDPALVNKACDFLKDHYLVPPYWRQDENKGMVMGKDGCWMQPERPKLDDHHPPDMHHHLQQLGLSSTSH